In Halalkalibaculum roseum, a single window of DNA contains:
- a CDS encoding four helix bundle protein, giving the protein MKENNVLLTKTYSYALKIIELYLHLVKVEKEYILSKQLLKSGTSIGANAEEAIGAQSRKDFKSKLSIAYKEARESYYWLRLLKDSGVVNESQVKALLIDCHVIMKILGSIVKTLKYHDS; this is encoded by the coding sequence ATGAAGGAAAACAATGTTCTGCTTACTAAAACGTACTCTTATGCTTTAAAAATAATTGAGTTATATCTGCATTTGGTTAAAGTTGAAAAGGAATACATTCTTTCGAAACAACTTTTGAAAAGTGGGACTTCGATTGGAGCAAATGCAGAGGAAGCAATAGGTGCCCAGTCCAGAAAGGATTTTAAATCAAAACTTTCAATTGCTTATAAAGAAGCAAGAGAATCCTATTACTGGTTACGCTTGTTGAAAGATTCGGGAGTCGTGAATGAATCACAAGTAAAAGCATTACTAATTGATTGTCACGTAATTATGAAGATTTTAGGATCAATAGTAAAGACTCTAAAATATCATGATTCTTAA
- a CDS encoding GxxExxY protein → MLHSETTGLVIKSFYNVYNKLGYGFLEKVYEKALMIELQKKGLSCVSQYPIQVNYRGVVVGDYFADIFVANSIIVELKASEQINLEHELQLINYLRATNAEIGLLLNFGRKPEFRRKIFTNNYKSPSISASRN, encoded by the coding sequence ATGTTACACAGTGAAACAACCGGATTGGTTATAAAGTCATTTTATAATGTTTACAATAAACTGGGTTATGGTTTTTTGGAAAAGGTTTATGAAAAAGCCTTGATGATAGAACTTCAAAAGAAGGGCCTTTCTTGTGTTTCACAATATCCCATTCAGGTCAACTATAGAGGTGTTGTGGTAGGTGACTATTTTGCGGATATCTTTGTCGCAAATTCTATCATCGTGGAACTGAAGGCATCGGAACAGATAAACCTGGAGCATGAGTTACAGCTTATCAATTATCTGCGGGCTACAAATGCTGAAATCGGACTCCTACTGAATTTTGGACGAAAACCCGAGTTCAGACGTAAGATCTTTACAAATAACTATAAATCACCGTCAATATCTGCAAGTCGAAATTAG
- the radC gene encoding RadC family protein, whose translation MSDPEQETFEAHDYLKRTVKEMSPDQQPREKLMNYGGESLSDAELLAILLRTGSPEMNVIQTSQAMLDHFGGLRNLARRNWQELKIVPGIAKVKALTLEAVFELSRRIQVAGLGERIQITCPEDAVAYFGPKLRDLTKEVFIVAFLNNAKVVTGFKKISFGGSTSTIVDPAEVIKQAVMNEAYSVLLLHNHPSGQTAASKADIQLTKRLVDAGKLLGIPVDDHLIIAGDGYTSFKEKALM comes from the coding sequence ATGTCTGACCCGGAACAAGAGACCTTTGAAGCCCACGACTATCTGAAAAGAACCGTTAAAGAGATGAGTCCCGACCAGCAGCCGCGAGAGAAGCTTATGAACTATGGTGGGGAAAGCCTCTCCGACGCCGAGCTGCTGGCCATACTGTTGCGAACCGGGAGTCCGGAGATGAATGTCATTCAAACCTCGCAGGCTATGCTGGATCATTTTGGCGGACTTCGAAATCTAGCCCGCAGAAACTGGCAGGAACTGAAAATCGTACCCGGTATTGCAAAAGTAAAAGCTTTAACCCTGGAAGCCGTCTTTGAACTGTCCCGGCGGATTCAGGTTGCCGGTTTAGGGGAACGGATTCAGATTACCTGTCCGGAAGATGCCGTAGCCTATTTCGGACCCAAACTACGTGATCTCACCAAGGAGGTGTTTATAGTGGCTTTCCTGAATAATGCCAAAGTGGTGACGGGCTTCAAGAAGATTAGTTTCGGTGGCTCTACCTCCACCATTGTGGATCCGGCTGAGGTCATAAAGCAAGCCGTAATGAATGAAGCCTATAGTGTGTTGCTCCTGCACAATCACCCCAGCGGTCAGACTGCAGCATCCAAAGCCGATATTCAGCTTACTAAGCGACTGGTTGATGCCGGAAAGTTACTGGGCATCCCGGTAGATGACCATCTGATTATTGCCGGTGACGGGTATACCAGTTTCAAGGAGAAGGCGCTTATGTGA